The Niastella koreensis GR20-10 genome includes a window with the following:
- a CDS encoding site-specific integrase, which yields MEKSFGLFFHLKSTRNYKGEGELPIYLCVTVDKVCREISTKRKWDPAKWNTDSGRAEGKTENVRSLNSYLDLLQRKVYEARQQLLHHGHPVTAENIKTVFHGHEIQTHKYMLMEVFKKHNDQMAELVGLEYAPGTLERFQTAYRHTLTFLQWKYKVDDIDISKLDYEFISEYEFWIKSVRKCNHNSTIKYLTNFRKVINRCVRHGWLVKDPFANFKMTLREVERIALTETELQTLVAQQFPIDRLRVVRDIFLFSCYTGLAYADVKKLKRSEIIIGVDGEQWLVSRRQKTDISARIPLLPAALTIIDRYKDHPQCQGKDLVLPINSNQKMNAYLKEIADVCGIHKNLTFHIARHTFATTVTLTNGVPIETVSKMLGHRNLRTTQHYAKILDKKIGEDMKGLREKFR from the coding sequence ATGGAAAAGAGTTTCGGTTTGTTCTTTCACCTCAAAAGCACCAGGAATTACAAAGGAGAAGGCGAGTTGCCAATCTATCTATGTGTTACAGTTGATAAGGTTTGCCGTGAAATAAGCACCAAACGGAAGTGGGACCCGGCCAAATGGAATACTGATTCCGGTAGGGCCGAAGGTAAAACGGAGAATGTACGATCGCTTAACAGCTACCTGGACCTATTACAACGGAAGGTGTATGAAGCCCGTCAGCAATTATTACATCATGGCCACCCGGTTACTGCGGAGAACATTAAGACCGTTTTTCATGGGCATGAGATCCAGACGCATAAGTACATGCTGATGGAAGTGTTTAAGAAACATAACGACCAGATGGCGGAGTTGGTAGGTCTGGAATATGCGCCCGGTACCCTGGAACGTTTTCAAACTGCCTACCGACATACGTTGACTTTTTTACAATGGAAGTACAAGGTGGATGATATTGATATCAGTAAGCTGGATTACGAATTTATAAGCGAATATGAATTCTGGATAAAAAGCGTGCGGAAGTGTAACCACAATTCCACCATAAAGTACCTGACCAATTTCCGGAAAGTGATCAACCGGTGTGTACGGCATGGCTGGTTGGTAAAGGACCCATTTGCCAATTTTAAAATGACCTTGCGAGAAGTGGAACGCATAGCCCTTACAGAAACCGAACTGCAAACCCTGGTTGCCCAGCAATTCCCCATCGACCGGCTCCGGGTGGTACGGGACATTTTCCTATTTAGTTGTTATACCGGGCTCGCCTACGCTGACGTAAAAAAGCTGAAACGCTCTGAGATCATTATTGGCGTTGATGGTGAACAGTGGCTGGTGAGCCGTCGGCAGAAAACGGATATTTCCGCGCGAATTCCTTTACTGCCTGCCGCTCTTACCATCATTGACCGGTACAAAGACCATCCTCAATGTCAGGGCAAAGACCTGGTGCTGCCAATAAACAGCAATCAGAAAATGAATGCCTACCTCAAGGAGATCGCTGACGTGTGTGGGATACATAAGAATCTTACCTTCCACATCGCCCGGCATACCTTTGCCACAACGGTCACCCTGACTAACGGGGTACCTATTGAAACGGTGTCAAAGATGCTGGGACACCGGAATCTGCGGACTACGCAGCATTATGCGAAGATCTTGGATAAGAAGATTGGGGAGGATATGAAGGGGTTGAGGGAGAAATTTAGGTGA
- a CDS encoding vanadium-dependent haloperoxidase, whose product MLSISKGCSEKLLPIILLISLIFGCRKIDQPPHPQEESANVVYDWYKFIAMVQRPANPQPVVLQNFRNFGFIGVGLYEAVRPGNKGAESLAPSLYQMPAMPQADAWQKYLWSESANAALASMFKLFLTGLSDANKASIDSMEMANYNRFKTSCTTDVLDRSQTFGRDIATAIYNWSLTDNFNLSSVGYVPPPVTPASWVPTPPAYAPPVGPFLKDSRPFLAYSLTDLAPPMPFPFSEDTSSRFYKAVKEVYDIGKNAKADQQATATWWADAGGPGVGIPIPHHVLSIITWVLENQKAKLWEAAEVYAKTGIAFKDGGINTFRSKFHYNLIRPVTYIRRNIDTAWMSYLITPPYPEYTSGLVGIHAPYVQVLIKQFGDIPVTDNAYDWRGLPARNYKSLSAMLDEAAVSRIYGGLHYRFTQEISIKFGKELGNEIAAIQLVSPKHEHP is encoded by the coding sequence ATGCTATCAATATCCAAAGGTTGTAGTGAAAAACTATTACCCATAATACTACTAATAAGCCTGATATTTGGTTGCCGTAAAATAGATCAACCACCACATCCGCAGGAAGAAAGCGCCAATGTAGTATATGACTGGTATAAATTTATAGCAATGGTTCAACGGCCAGCCAATCCACAACCAGTCGTTCTTCAGAATTTCAGGAACTTTGGGTTTATTGGTGTAGGCCTTTATGAAGCTGTACGACCTGGAAACAAAGGAGCCGAAAGTTTAGCCCCCAGTTTGTATCAAATGCCGGCAATGCCACAGGCAGATGCCTGGCAAAAGTATTTGTGGAGCGAAAGTGCCAACGCTGCCCTGGCAAGTATGTTTAAACTGTTTTTAACCGGTCTTTCTGATGCCAATAAGGCAAGCATAGACTCCATGGAAATGGCTAATTACAACCGGTTTAAAACGAGCTGCACTACTGATGTACTTGACCGTTCACAAACCTTTGGCCGGGACATTGCCACAGCCATCTACAACTGGTCCTTAACCGACAATTTCAATCTTTCCAGTGTGGGCTATGTACCACCACCAGTAACCCCTGCTTCCTGGGTGCCAACTCCACCCGCTTATGCCCCGCCGGTAGGACCATTTCTGAAGGACTCAAGGCCTTTCCTGGCATATAGCCTAACGGACCTGGCGCCACCAATGCCCTTTCCTTTTTCAGAAGATACATCCTCGCGATTTTATAAAGCAGTTAAAGAAGTATACGACATTGGCAAGAATGCAAAAGCCGACCAACAGGCAACGGCCACATGGTGGGCTGATGCAGGTGGCCCGGGCGTAGGAATTCCTATACCCCATCATGTTCTTTCTATTATTACCTGGGTATTGGAAAATCAAAAGGCAAAGCTATGGGAAGCAGCAGAAGTGTATGCCAAAACAGGGATTGCATTTAAAGATGGTGGCATAAACACCTTCAGGTCGAAATTTCATTACAACCTCATCAGACCCGTTACCTATATTCGACGGAACATCGACACTGCCTGGATGAGTTATTTAATTACCCCGCCCTACCCTGAATATACATCAGGTCTCGTGGGAATTCATGCACCCTATGTACAGGTGTTGATAAAACAGTTCGGTGATATTCCTGTAACAGACAATGCATACGATTGGCGGGGATTACCAGCACGGAATTACAAATCTCTGTCGGCCATGCTGGATGAAGCCGCCGTATCAAGAATATATGGAGGTTTGCACTACAGGTTTACGCAGGAAATTTCTATAAAATTCGGTAAAGAACTGGGCAATGAAATAGCAGCCATCCAATTGGTTTCGCCCAAACACGAACATCCCTAA
- a CDS encoding aldo/keto reductase, with amino-acid sequence MEYTTLGNTGLIVSKLAFGAMTFGDDASIKAIYKVDQQLAQEMINRSLEAGINFFDTADGYANGQSEIMLGKLLAPHRQNVIITTKAGFRTGSPVTQAGLSKKHILFSCEQSLKRLNTDYIDLYLLHKEDPFTPLEETLAALNSLVESGKVRYVGYSNWSAWKAALAYQMQKDNGWATFCNGQMNYTLVGRDVEHDVVQLMQHAGIGMTIWGPLAGGFLSGKYNRENLKDPQNRLSGFDLIPFDKEFGFKVVDVLKELASEHQASVAQIALAWLLTKPVVASILIGATKMHQLEDNLGAIRIKLSATQIQQLDALTKPANLYPHWFNQQLMDSVHNEIFHGAVQG; translated from the coding sequence ATGGAATACACTACACTCGGTAACACCGGACTTATCGTATCCAAACTGGCTTTTGGCGCCATGACCTTCGGCGACGATGCTTCCATTAAAGCTATTTACAAAGTTGATCAGCAACTGGCGCAGGAAATGATCAACAGGTCCCTGGAAGCAGGTATTAATTTTTTCGATACCGCCGATGGATATGCTAACGGTCAATCAGAGATCATGTTAGGGAAATTGCTGGCGCCACACCGGCAAAATGTTATCATTACCACTAAAGCAGGTTTTAGAACAGGCAGCCCGGTAACCCAGGCCGGACTATCGAAAAAGCATATCCTGTTTTCCTGCGAACAAAGTTTAAAACGACTGAATACAGATTATATAGATCTGTACCTGCTGCACAAAGAAGATCCCTTTACCCCGTTGGAAGAAACGCTGGCAGCACTCAACAGCCTGGTGGAATCGGGTAAAGTACGATACGTCGGTTACTCAAACTGGTCAGCCTGGAAAGCAGCACTGGCTTATCAAATGCAGAAAGATAACGGGTGGGCTACTTTCTGTAATGGCCAGATGAACTATACATTAGTTGGCCGGGATGTGGAACATGATGTGGTACAGCTTATGCAACACGCCGGTATTGGAATGACCATCTGGGGCCCGTTGGCAGGCGGTTTTCTGAGTGGGAAATACAACCGGGAAAATCTGAAAGACCCGCAAAACCGGCTCTCAGGCTTCGACCTCATTCCTTTTGATAAAGAGTTTGGTTTTAAAGTAGTGGATGTATTAAAAGAATTGGCCAGCGAACACCAGGCCTCTGTTGCGCAAATAGCGCTGGCCTGGTTGCTCACCAAACCGGTTGTGGCAAGTATTCTTATCGGTGCCACAAAAATGCACCAGTTAGAAGATAATCTGGGAGCCATTAGAATTAAATTAAGCGCCACGCAAATTCAGCAATTGGATGCGCTCACAAAACCAGCCAATTTATACCCGCATTGGTTCAACCAACAGTTGATGGACTCAGTACATAATGAGATCTTCCACGGTGCCGTGCAAGGGTAA
- a CDS encoding NAD(P)H-dependent oxidoreductase, translating to MKKILIINAGQHFGHSGGRFNQTVTAETLTFFDDQEQVQIKQTNIAEGYVPKEEVEKFVWADVIIYHTPIWWFQVPHGFKKYIDEVFTAGHNKGIYHSDGRKAENPKINYGTGGMLHGRHYMLTTSWNAPETAFTLPGEFFNEHSVDEGPLFGFHRMNAFTGMKPLTSFHFHDIEKNANIDRDMKKYRAHLSQVFKTTTKHELVNQHN from the coding sequence ATGAAAAAGATCTTAATCATAAACGCAGGACAACATTTTGGTCATTCAGGCGGACGGTTCAATCAAACCGTAACAGCGGAAACACTTACTTTTTTCGATGATCAGGAGCAAGTGCAAATTAAACAAACAAACATTGCTGAAGGATATGTTCCCAAAGAAGAAGTAGAGAAATTCGTTTGGGCCGATGTAATCATTTATCACACGCCCATCTGGTGGTTCCAGGTACCACATGGATTCAAAAAATACATCGACGAAGTATTTACGGCCGGTCATAACAAAGGCATCTATCATAGCGACGGACGTAAAGCAGAAAATCCCAAAATCAATTATGGAACAGGCGGCATGCTGCACGGTAGACATTACATGCTTACCACCAGTTGGAATGCACCGGAGACAGCCTTTACTTTACCTGGAGAATTCTTTAATGAACACAGTGTCGATGAAGGCCCCTTGTTTGGGTTCCACCGGATGAACGCTTTTACCGGCATGAAACCGCTGACAAGTTTTCATTTCCACGACATAGAAAAGAACGCCAATATCGATCGCGACATGAAGAAGTATCGTGCGCACTTAAGTCAGGTATTTAAAACAACCACCAAACATGAGTTAGTAAACCAACATAATTAA
- a CDS encoding LysR family transcriptional regulator, which yields MVNLEWYRTFKAIYRTGTLTGAADALFISQPGVSLHLSSLETYVGYKLFDRTGRKMIPTERGKVLYNAIADALTKLEDVEMNFQRSIEKHTPTISVGMCFETFQITLEQYVSKLPFNLIISFGEYPEMLDQLDKGILDLIITPKKGVSGTIEHEAFSSENIVLVGGKDVDLDAFRKVHKTKNRDKTEQWLKQQKWYGTTGDMEHLFSFWTLNFGKKPAFRPNYIVPNLNSIVRCLSGGTGLAVIPDFLCYTEIESGQIKLIWEGDKKVKNTLYFGTRKKTTHQEEIDHIKVLFRQVMGKINQGKRK from the coding sequence ATGGTTAACCTGGAATGGTACAGGACCTTTAAAGCGATCTATAGAACCGGAACGTTAACCGGCGCGGCGGATGCGCTGTTTATTTCACAGCCGGGTGTCAGCTTACATTTGAGTTCGCTGGAAACGTATGTGGGGTATAAACTATTCGATCGTACAGGGCGTAAAATGATCCCTACCGAGCGGGGTAAGGTATTGTACAATGCTATTGCTGATGCACTGACAAAACTGGAAGATGTGGAGATGAATTTTCAACGGTCGATAGAAAAGCATACGCCTACCATTAGTGTAGGCATGTGTTTTGAAACCTTCCAGATAACGCTGGAGCAGTATGTTTCAAAACTTCCATTTAACCTCATCATCAGTTTTGGCGAGTATCCGGAGATGTTGGACCAGCTGGATAAAGGCATTCTTGATCTGATCATCACGCCTAAAAAAGGAGTTTCAGGAACCATAGAACATGAAGCCTTTTCGTCGGAGAACATTGTGCTGGTAGGCGGCAAGGATGTAGATCTGGATGCATTCAGGAAAGTGCATAAAACCAAAAACAGGGATAAAACAGAGCAGTGGTTAAAACAACAAAAATGGTATGGGACCACCGGTGATATGGAGCATCTGTTTAGCTTCTGGACGTTGAATTTTGGCAAGAAGCCTGCCTTTCGGCCGAATTATATTGTACCGAACCTGAACTCTATTGTACGGTGTTTAAGCGGCGGTACAGGCCTGGCCGTGATCCCGGATTTTCTTTGTTATACGGAAATTGAAAGCGGCCAGATAAAACTGATCTGGGAAGGAGATAAGAAAGTGAAGAATACGCTTTATTTTGGTACAAGAAAGAAAACCACGCACCAGGAAGAAATTGATCATATCAAAGTGTTGTTCCGGCAGGTGATGGGAAAGATCAATCAGGGGAAACGTAAATAA
- a CDS encoding DNA-3-methyladenine glycosylase I, protein MSYCSVIPSMEEPRRSLHKHYHDNHYGFPIHDDDELFGRLIMEINQAGLSWETILKKEASFRKAYSNFSIKKVAAYKESDRERLLNDAGIIRNKLKVNAAIENAKAILTLQKEFGSFETWLQQHHPKTKEEWVKLFKKTFKFTGGEIVNEFLMSTGYLPGAHAPGCPVYNTVLKKKPLWAKK, encoded by the coding sequence ATGTCGTATTGCAGCGTAATCCCTTCCATGGAAGAACCCAGGCGCAGCCTGCATAAACATTATCATGATAATCATTATGGCTTTCCTATTCACGATGATGATGAATTGTTTGGCCGCTTGATCATGGAGATCAACCAGGCAGGTTTAAGCTGGGAAACCATCCTGAAAAAAGAAGCAAGCTTCCGCAAAGCCTATAGCAATTTCAGCATAAAGAAGGTAGCAGCGTACAAAGAATCTGACCGGGAACGCCTGTTGAATGATGCCGGCATTATCCGCAATAAACTAAAAGTAAATGCCGCCATAGAAAATGCCAAAGCCATTCTAACGCTCCAGAAAGAATTTGGTTCATTTGAGACCTGGCTCCAGCAACACCATCCCAAAACAAAAGAGGAATGGGTAAAGCTGTTTAAAAAAACATTCAAATTCACCGGTGGGGAAATAGTAAATGAATTTTTAATGAGTACCGGTTACCTGCCCGGGGCCCACGCCCCCGGTTGTCCCGTTTATAACACAGTACTGAAAAAGAAGCCGTTGTGGGCTAAGAAATAG
- a CDS encoding DUF7151 family protein — MKTKSLFFLIALAIVIFYGCKKEVEKNSLTVQIPESIGAYCKYGGYKIISGVDQNSNNILDSNEIQQTEYVCKGIDEKETIIYFPGQDYGYLSNNASGSMWPRVAIANFDISNYPADSISFSAYLYSNMEGVKAFVELYDQTNNKVIKNAILSTTSTKSDSLYSTTVNFLNDLPKGPIKLNCRLRTEKDGTGVTFRKPMLNLYKK; from the coding sequence ATGAAGACTAAATCACTTTTTTTTCTCATCGCTCTGGCCATTGTTATTTTTTATGGATGCAAAAAAGAGGTCGAAAAAAATTCCCTGACAGTTCAAATACCTGAATCTATTGGTGCATATTGCAAGTACGGAGGATATAAGATCATTTCGGGGGTTGATCAAAATAGCAACAACATTTTAGACAGTAACGAAATTCAGCAAACGGAATACGTTTGCAAAGGAATAGACGAAAAAGAGACGATCATCTATTTTCCAGGTCAGGATTATGGGTATTTGTCCAATAATGCTTCTGGAAGTATGTGGCCAAGAGTAGCCATTGCTAATTTTGATATCAGTAATTACCCCGCAGATTCCATTTCATTTAGCGCATATTTATATTCAAACATGGAGGGAGTGAAAGCGTTTGTTGAATTATACGATCAAACAAATAACAAAGTTATAAAAAACGCCATACTTTCAACCACCAGTACAAAGAGCGATAGCTTGTATAGCACAACAGTTAATTTTTTAAATGATCTGCCCAAAGGACCTATAAAATTAAATTGCAGGTTGAGAACTGAAAAAGATGGAACAGGCGTAACTTTTAGAAAACCGATGCTCAATTTATATAAGAAATAA
- the dusB gene encoding tRNA dihydrouridine synthase DusB: MLQIGNIQLPDFPLLLAPMEDVSDPPFRVVCKANGADLVFTEFISSEGLIRDAIRCRRKLDIFDEERPTGIQLFGGDEERLAMAAKIVDVTQPELLDINFGCPVKGIVAQGAGAGVLRDVDLMVRLTEACVKSTNLPVTVKTRLGWDDNTKNIEEVAERLQDVGIKALTIHGRTRCQLYKGEADWSLIAKIKNNPRIHIPIFGNGDINSPQKALEYKDRYGVDGIMIGRAVIGYPWLFREIRHYLQTGELLPAPTVVERVEVCKHQLRKSVQWKGPIAGIYSMRGHYLRYLKGLPGVKEFRTQLMTLTEPEAIMAVLDDILVRYEGFVMERTPIEMVNYHENCPL; the protein is encoded by the coding sequence ATGTTGCAGATAGGTAATATACAACTCCCTGATTTCCCGTTGTTACTGGCGCCCATGGAAGATGTGAGCGATCCGCCGTTCCGGGTGGTTTGTAAAGCAAACGGGGCCGACCTGGTGTTTACTGAATTTATTTCCAGTGAAGGCCTCATCCGTGATGCCATCCGTTGCCGCCGCAAGCTGGATATTTTTGATGAGGAACGGCCCACCGGTATTCAGCTGTTTGGGGGCGATGAGGAGCGACTGGCCATGGCCGCAAAGATCGTGGATGTTACGCAACCCGAGCTGCTGGATATTAATTTCGGCTGCCCGGTTAAAGGGATCGTTGCCCAGGGCGCCGGCGCCGGCGTTTTGCGCGATGTTGACCTGATGGTGCGACTGACGGAAGCCTGTGTAAAATCAACCAACCTGCCGGTTACGGTGAAAACCCGCCTGGGTTGGGATGACAATACCAAAAACATTGAAGAGGTGGCTGAGCGGTTACAGGATGTGGGTATTAAAGCTCTTACCATTCATGGCCGTACGCGTTGCCAGTTGTACAAAGGCGAGGCCGACTGGAGCCTTATTGCCAAAATAAAGAACAATCCACGTATTCATATTCCCATTTTTGGGAACGGAGATATTAATAGTCCGCAAAAAGCGCTTGAATATAAGGACCGCTATGGCGTTGATGGTATCATGATCGGGCGGGCGGTTATCGGGTATCCCTGGCTGTTCAGGGAGATCCGGCACTACCTGCAAACAGGTGAATTATTACCGGCGCCTACAGTTGTAGAACGTGTTGAAGTTTGTAAACATCAGTTGCGTAAATCGGTGCAATGGAAAGGACCCATCGCCGGCATCTATTCCATGCGGGGGCATTACCTGAGGTACCTCAAAGGCTTACCTGGCGTTAAAGAATTCCGCACTCAGTTGATGACGCTCACCGAGCCCGAAGCCATCATGGCCGTGCTGGATGACATCCTGGTTCGTTATGAGGGATTCGTCATGGAAAGAACACCGATTGAAATGGTGAACTATCATGAGAATTGTCCCTTATAA